Proteins from a single region of Streptomyces spectabilis:
- a CDS encoding DUF6457 domain-containing protein, with translation MTSNTGPAVAFDAVVLAGGRAARLGGADKPGVRVGGRALLDRVLAACSGAATTVVVAAPRPTARPVVWAREEPAGGGPLAALDAGLRRTAADLVVVFSADLPFLRERTVRALVAAVGSGDGALLTDPDGRDQPLVAAYRSAALRRELARIAAGDPARAGSGLAGLPLRLLTERLDLARIAEPLAAFDCDTWDDIAAARARIREHGHVVLDEWISAVKDELGIDLDVDTGTLLDLARDAAHGVARPAAPLTTFLVGYAAGLAGASGGPQAVAEAARKAAALAARWAEEGDTGGAPASGAPTGAASTGAASGAPAGAAPDDASGSPHAAPADENPGAR, from the coding sequence ATGACCTCGAACACGGGCCCGGCGGTGGCGTTCGACGCCGTCGTGCTCGCGGGAGGCCGCGCGGCGCGGCTCGGCGGCGCGGACAAGCCCGGTGTACGCGTGGGCGGCAGGGCGCTGCTCGACCGCGTCCTGGCCGCCTGCTCCGGCGCGGCGACGACCGTCGTCGTCGCGGCGCCCCGGCCCACCGCGCGCCCCGTGGTGTGGGCCCGCGAGGAGCCCGCGGGCGGCGGGCCCCTGGCCGCGCTCGACGCGGGCCTGCGCCGCACCGCCGCGGACCTGGTCGTGGTGTTCTCCGCCGACCTGCCGTTCCTGCGCGAGCGGACGGTACGCGCCCTCGTCGCCGCGGTGGGTTCGGGGGACGGCGCGCTGCTCACCGACCCCGACGGCCGCGACCAGCCGCTCGTCGCCGCCTACCGGAGCGCCGCGCTGCGGCGGGAACTGGCCCGGATCGCTGCCGGGGACCCCGCCCGCGCGGGCTCCGGGCTCGCCGGGCTGCCGCTGCGGCTGCTCACCGAACGCCTCGACCTGGCCCGGATCGCCGAGCCGCTGGCCGCGTTCGACTGCGACACCTGGGACGACATCGCCGCCGCCCGCGCGCGGATCAGGGAGCATGGGCACGTGGTTTTGGATGAATGGATTTCCGCAGTCAAGGACGAACTGGGCATCGACCTCGACGTCGACACCGGCACCCTCCTCGACCTCGCCCGCGACGCCGCGCACGGAGTGGCCCGGCCCGCCGCGCCGCTGACCACCTTCCTGGTCGGGTACGCGGCGGGGCTCGCCGGGGCGAGCGGCGGGCCGCAGGCCGTCGCGGAGGCGGCGCGCAAGGCGGCCGCGCTCGCCGCCCGCTGGGCGGAGGAAGGGGACACGGGCGGGGCGCCGGCGTCCGGCGCCCCCACTGGTGCGGCGTCCACCGGCGCGGCGTCCGGCGCCCCCGCCGGTGCGGCGCCGGACGACGCTTCCGGCAGCCCGCACGCCGCCCCGGCCGACGAGAATCCGGGCGCCCGATGA
- a CDS encoding molybdopterin molybdotransferase MoeA, whose translation MSGGHSADAELDEALALVNEDRAATRAASAPPAPGSESATATGSGFATATATAAGPGAGSASASGSASGAGTAPAPGPASVPHASAPPADPSREPRPQPQPQPGPAPAPPTDASAPPPDGTQPRPRATAWPEARAVSRGAGAPPAAAAPVPTPLPETLGRVLTSPLTALTDLPSFDTSAMDGWAVAGPGPWTVLADGILAGQERPEPLGDGEAVRIATGARIPQDTTAVIRSEHARVDDKNKLHAQREVVPGQDIRPRAQECRSGDQLLPPGALVTPAVLGLAAAAGYDALPVARRPRAEVLVLGDELLTEGLPQEGRIRDALGPMLPPWLRALGVEVTAVRRLGDDAEALHEALARSTADVVVTTGGTASGPVDHVHPALRRLGAELLVDGVAVRPGHPMLLARLPDAPSAAPSGAEGAPDSPDRTDAKGRPRHLVGLPGNPLAAVSGLLTLADPLLRGLAGRPAAEPYTAPLRDDVHGHPHDTRLVPVVLRAEYAVPLHYNGPAMLRGIAVADGLAVVPPGGARRRQEVEILDLPWTEPGGSHGELGPNGSADPFSEVCFT comes from the coding sequence ATGAGCGGGGGCCATTCGGCCGACGCCGAGCTGGACGAGGCACTGGCCCTGGTGAACGAGGACCGCGCCGCCACCCGAGCCGCGAGCGCGCCTCCCGCGCCCGGCTCAGAGTCCGCGACCGCGACCGGCTCAGGGTTCGCGACCGCGACCGCGACCGCGGCTGGGCCCGGGGCCGGGTCCGCGTCCGCATCCGGCTCCGCCTCCGGAGCGGGCACCGCGCCCGCACCCGGGCCCGCGAGCGTGCCCCACGCCTCCGCACCCCCCGCCGACCCCAGCCGCGAACCCCGCCCGCAGCCCCAGCCCCAGCCCGGCCCCGCCCCCGCGCCGCCCACCGACGCGAGCGCCCCGCCCCCCGACGGCACACAGCCCCGACCCCGAGCCACCGCCTGGCCCGAGGCCCGCGCCGTGTCCCGCGGGGCCGGCGCCCCGCCGGCAGCGGCGGCTCCCGTGCCGACCCCGTTGCCCGAAACCCTGGGCCGCGTCCTCACCTCACCGCTGACCGCCCTCACCGACCTGCCCTCCTTCGACACCTCGGCGATGGACGGCTGGGCCGTGGCCGGCCCCGGCCCCTGGACGGTCCTCGCGGACGGCATCCTGGCCGGACAGGAGCGGCCCGAGCCGCTCGGCGACGGCGAGGCGGTGCGGATCGCGACCGGTGCCCGCATCCCGCAGGACACCACCGCCGTCATCCGCAGCGAGCACGCGCGCGTGGACGACAAGAACAAGCTGCACGCCCAGCGCGAGGTCGTCCCCGGCCAGGACATCCGCCCGCGCGCCCAGGAGTGCCGCTCGGGCGACCAACTCCTGCCGCCCGGCGCCCTGGTGACGCCCGCAGTGCTCGGCCTGGCCGCCGCGGCCGGGTACGACGCGCTGCCCGTGGCGCGGCGGCCCCGCGCGGAAGTCCTGGTCCTCGGCGACGAGTTGCTCACCGAGGGGCTGCCCCAGGAAGGCCGCATCCGGGACGCGCTCGGCCCGATGCTGCCGCCCTGGCTCCGCGCGCTCGGCGTGGAGGTGACCGCCGTACGCCGCCTCGGCGACGACGCGGAAGCCCTCCACGAGGCCCTGGCCCGGTCCACGGCCGACGTGGTCGTGACGACCGGCGGCACCGCGTCCGGACCCGTCGACCACGTCCACCCCGCGCTGCGCCGCCTCGGTGCCGAACTGCTCGTCGACGGGGTCGCGGTGCGCCCCGGCCACCCGATGCTGCTCGCACGCCTCCCCGATGCGCCCTCCGCGGCCCCCAGCGGGGCCGAAGGCGCGCCGGATTCGCCGGACCGGACCGACGCGAAGGGCCGTCCACGCCACCTCGTGGGCCTCCCCGGAAACCCCCTGGCCGCCGTCTCCGGCCTGCTCACCCTGGCCGATCCGCTGCTGCGCGGCCTCGCTGGCCGTCCCGCCGCCGAGCCGTACACCGCGCCCCTGCGGGACGACGTACACGGGCATCCGCACGACACCCGTCTCGTGCCGGTCGTCCTGCGCGCCGAGTACGCGGTGCCGCTGCACTACAACGGACCCGCGATGCTGCGGGGCATCGCCGTGGCCGACGGGCTCGCGGTGGTGCCTCCGGGCGGTGCGCGCCGTCGCCAGGAAGTGGAGATCCTCGATCTGCCCTGGACCGAACCAGGCGGATCGCACGGTGAGTTGGGGCCCAACGGCTCGGCGGACCCCTTCAGCGAGGTGTGTTTCACGTGA
- a CDS encoding potassium channel family protein, with translation MFHVKLPGHDAIARQADEHLVTHRVKLPRRVVERPLRQVGKRLLMAMFVLGLTILIVYVDRDGYHDNANGTIDFLDASYYATVTLSTTGYGDIVPHSDSARMANIFLITPLRVLFLIILVGTTLEVLTERTREEWRLSRWRSNLRDHTVVVGFGTKGRSAIQTVQATGLKPEQVVIVDPSSKVVDAATAEGYAGVVGDATRSDVLLRAEVQKARRIIVATQRDDTAVLVTLTARQLNRQAKIVAAVREEENAPLLRQSGADAVITSASAAGRLLGLSVLSPSAGVVMEDLIQQGSGLDLVERPVIKAEVGRGVREMKDLVVSVVRGHRLLAYDDPAIGELQLTDRLITIVRASPAPEPPAADVRRAARPLD, from the coding sequence GTGTTTCACGTGAAACTGCCCGGCCATGACGCGATCGCGCGCCAAGCCGACGAACACCTCGTCACGCACCGCGTCAAACTCCCCAGGCGCGTCGTCGAACGCCCGCTGCGCCAGGTCGGCAAACGCCTGCTCATGGCGATGTTCGTGCTGGGGCTCACCATCCTCATCGTGTACGTGGACCGCGACGGCTACCACGACAACGCGAACGGGACGATCGACTTCCTCGACGCCTCGTACTACGCCACCGTGACGCTCTCCACCACCGGGTACGGCGACATCGTCCCGCACAGCGACAGCGCGCGGATGGCCAACATCTTCCTGATCACGCCCCTGCGCGTGCTCTTCCTGATCATCCTCGTCGGCACCACGCTCGAAGTGCTGACGGAACGCACCCGTGAGGAATGGCGGCTTTCCCGCTGGAGGTCCAACTTGCGTGACCACACCGTCGTCGTCGGCTTCGGCACCAAGGGCCGTTCCGCGATCCAGACCGTGCAGGCGACGGGACTCAAGCCCGAGCAGGTCGTGATCGTCGACCCCAGCTCGAAGGTCGTCGACGCGGCCACGGCGGAGGGCTACGCGGGAGTCGTCGGCGACGCGACGCGCAGTGACGTACTGCTGCGGGCCGAGGTGCAGAAGGCCCGCCGGATCATCGTGGCGACCCAGCGCGACGACACGGCGGTCCTGGTCACGCTCACGGCGCGGCAGCTCAACCGGCAGGCGAAGATCGTGGCCGCGGTCCGCGAGGAGGAGAACGCGCCGCTGCTGCGGCAGTCCGGCGCCGACGCCGTCATCACCAGCGCCAGCGCGGCGGGACGGCTCCTTGGCCTGTCGGTGCTCAGCCCGAGCGCGGGCGTGGTCATGGAGGACCTCATCCAGCAGGGCAGCGGTCTCGACCTGGTCGAGAGGCCGGTCATAAAGGCCGAGGTCGGGCGCGGAGTGCGCGAGATGAAGGACCTGGTCGTCAGCGTCGTACGGGGGCACCGGCTGCTCGCGTACGACGATCCCGCCATCGGCGAGCTCCAGTTGACGGACCGGCTGATCACGATCGTCCGGGCCTCCCCGGCGCCGGAGCCGCCCGCGGCGGACGTGCGGCGGGCGGCGCGACCGCTGGACTGA
- a CDS encoding NAD(P)H-quinone oxidoreductase, which yields MHAITIPESGGPEVLQWAEVPDPVPAEGEVLIEVAASAVNRADLLQRQGFYDPPPGASPYPGLECSGRIAALGPGVAGWAVGDEVCALLAGGGYAEKVAVPAGQVLPVPDGVDLVTAAALPEVTATVWSNVFMVAHLRPGETLLVHGGASGIGTMAIQLAKAVGARVAVTAGSKEKLAFCGDLGADVLIDYREQDFAEEIQRATDGAGADVILDIMGAKYLERNVNSLAVSGRLAIIGMQGGVKGELNIATLLRKRAAVTATSLRARPVTEKTSIVAAVREHVWPLIGAGQVRPVVDRTLPMRDAGAAHQVLESSGHIGKVLLVR from the coding sequence ATGCATGCGATCACGATCCCCGAATCCGGTGGGCCCGAGGTGCTCCAGTGGGCCGAGGTCCCCGATCCCGTACCCGCTGAGGGCGAGGTCCTCATCGAGGTGGCCGCCAGCGCCGTGAACCGTGCCGACCTGCTCCAGCGGCAGGGCTTCTACGACCCGCCGCCCGGCGCGTCCCCGTACCCGGGTCTGGAGTGCTCCGGGCGGATCGCCGCGCTCGGCCCCGGCGTCGCGGGCTGGGCGGTCGGCGACGAGGTGTGCGCGCTGCTCGCGGGCGGCGGCTACGCGGAGAAGGTCGCCGTCCCGGCGGGGCAGGTCCTGCCGGTGCCCGACGGCGTCGACCTCGTCACGGCGGCCGCGCTGCCGGAGGTCACGGCCACGGTCTGGTCGAACGTCTTCATGGTGGCCCATCTGCGCCCCGGCGAGACGCTCCTCGTGCACGGCGGTGCCAGCGGCATCGGCACGATGGCGATCCAGCTCGCGAAGGCCGTCGGCGCGCGCGTCGCGGTGACGGCGGGCAGCAAGGAGAAGCTGGCGTTCTGCGGCGACCTCGGCGCGGACGTCCTCATCGACTACCGCGAGCAGGACTTCGCCGAGGAGATCCAGCGGGCCACGGACGGGGCGGGCGCGGACGTGATCCTGGACATCATGGGCGCCAAGTACCTGGAGCGGAACGTGAACTCCCTCGCGGTCAGCGGCCGCCTCGCGATCATCGGCATGCAGGGGGGAGTCAAGGGCGAGCTGAACATCGCCACGCTGCTGCGCAAGCGCGCCGCCGTCACCGCGACCTCGCTGCGGGCCCGGCCGGTCACGGAGAAGACCTCGATCGTCGCGGCGGTGCGGGAGCACGTGTGGCCGCTGATCGGGGCGGGGCAGGTGCGGCCGGTGGTGGACCGGACGCTGCCGATGCGGGACGCGGGGGCCGCGCACCAGGTCCTTGAGTCGAGTGGGCACATCGGGAAGGTGCTGCTGGTGCGGTAG
- a CDS encoding bacterial proteasome activator family protein, with protein MEMPRNERSPENPQVLVVGQDGMALGGGGDDDVREVPVTDMVEQPAKVMRIGSMIKQLLEEVRAAPLDEASRVRLKEIHASSVKELEDGLAPELVEELERLSLPFTDETTPSDAELRIAQAQLVGWLEGLFHGIQTTLFAQQMAARAQLEQMRRALPPGVGGHEDDEEGGVAGRSGGPYL; from the coding sequence ATGGAGATGCCGAGGAACGAAAGGTCGCCGGAGAACCCCCAGGTCCTGGTTGTCGGCCAGGACGGCATGGCGCTCGGCGGCGGTGGCGACGACGACGTCCGCGAGGTCCCGGTGACGGACATGGTCGAACAGCCGGCGAAGGTCATGCGGATCGGCAGCATGATCAAGCAGCTTTTGGAAGAAGTGCGCGCGGCACCTCTGGACGAGGCGAGCCGGGTGCGCCTCAAGGAGATCCATGCCAGCTCCGTGAAGGAGTTGGAGGACGGCCTCGCGCCCGAGCTCGTGGAGGAACTGGAGCGCCTGTCGCTGCCGTTCACCGACGAGACGACGCCGAGCGACGCGGAGCTGCGCATCGCGCAGGCCCAGCTGGTGGGCTGGCTCGAAGGCCTCTTCCACGGGATCCAGACGACCCTGTTCGCGCAGCAGATGGCCGCGCGGGCCCAGCTGGAGCAGATGCGCCGCGCGCTGCCGCCCGGTGTGGGCGGTCACGAGGACGACGAGGAGGGCGGTGTGGCGGGCCGCAGCGGAGGCCCCTACCTCTAG
- a CDS encoding carboxymuconolactone decarboxylase family protein, protein MQARMKNPAFVLSDGLKGIGSIMKAISESGLPQELQEIVGLRVSQINGCSACIHSHTANLVKAGTSAERIATVVAWREAPFFTDAERAALALAEVSTRLADRSAQAVSDELWDEVADHFDERELSALILVIGVTNMFNRINTTIQEPAGQTWG, encoded by the coding sequence ATGCAGGCTCGTATGAAGAACCCGGCCTTCGTCCTTTCCGACGGGCTCAAGGGCATCGGCAGCATCATGAAGGCCATCTCCGAGAGCGGCCTCCCGCAGGAGCTCCAGGAGATCGTCGGGCTGCGGGTCAGCCAGATCAACGGGTGCAGCGCCTGCATCCACAGTCACACGGCGAACCTGGTCAAGGCCGGGACGAGCGCCGAGCGGATCGCCACGGTGGTGGCCTGGCGCGAGGCGCCGTTCTTCACGGACGCGGAGCGCGCCGCCCTGGCCCTCGCGGAGGTCTCCACGCGGCTCGCCGACCGCTCCGCCCAGGCCGTCTCCGACGAGCTGTGGGACGAGGTCGCCGACCACTTCGACGAGCGGGAGCTGTCCGCCCTGATCCTGGTCATCGGCGTGACGAACATGTTCAACCGGATCAACACCACGATTCAGGAGCCCGCGGGCCAGACGTGGGGCTGA
- a CDS encoding protein kinase domain-containing protein, producing the protein MSQDGAQGRYAGSSLAGGRYQLRDLLGEGGMASVHLAYDTVLDRQVAIKTLHTELGREQSFRERFRREAQSVAKLTHTNIVSVFDTGEDDLGGSTMPYIVMEYVEGKPLGSVLDAAVRQQGAMPTDQALKITADVLAALEISHEMGLVHRDIKPGNVMMTKRNVVKVMDFGIARAMQSGVTSMTQTGMVVGTPQYLSPEQALGRGVDARSDLYSVGIMLFQLVTGRLPFEADSPLAIAYAHVQEEPVAPSSVNRSLPPAVDALVARALKKNPNERFPTAEAMRDECLRVAQSFQTAAPSIVPGARTASGAGVGSAVFPPVDSTNPQAHGSVQTPYHPGPYGTATPAPTPQPGYGYPQQGYPTPAPTNAYAPAPQAAQTPPPYTLSPQAATAASPSGGSGGGKRTMPVVIGSIVVALLAIGGVITAISLNGDGDDGGGSKESKKPVAGHLGPDRSKTVEKTECTEPDTAYNDPDKVKMPNFGFKDWRSVLSCLQAAGWQYEKNYVDENTFGEDTVMRTIPKAGDDIDPKDVEIQFDISTGNPA; encoded by the coding sequence ATGAGCCAGGACGGCGCTCAGGGCCGGTACGCGGGCAGTTCACTGGCCGGCGGCCGCTATCAGCTGCGCGATCTGCTCGGCGAGGGCGGCATGGCCTCGGTGCACCTCGCGTACGACACGGTGCTCGACCGACAGGTCGCGATCAAGACACTTCACACCGAGCTCGGCCGCGAGCAGTCCTTCCGCGAGCGCTTCCGGCGCGAGGCCCAGTCCGTGGCCAAGCTCACGCACACGAACATCGTGTCGGTCTTCGACACCGGCGAGGACGACCTCGGCGGGTCGACCATGCCGTACATCGTCATGGAGTACGTGGAGGGCAAGCCCCTCGGCTCCGTCCTGGACGCGGCGGTCCGCCAGCAGGGCGCGATGCCCACCGACCAGGCCCTGAAGATCACCGCCGATGTGCTCGCGGCCCTGGAGATCAGCCACGAGATGGGCCTGGTCCACCGCGACATCAAGCCCGGCAACGTGATGATGACGAAGCGGAACGTCGTCAAGGTCATGGACTTCGGCATCGCCCGCGCCATGCAGTCCGGCGTCACGTCGATGACGCAGACCGGCATGGTCGTCGGCACCCCGCAGTACCTGTCGCCCGAGCAGGCACTCGGCCGCGGCGTCGACGCCCGCTCCGACCTGTACTCGGTCGGCATCATGCTGTTCCAGCTCGTGACGGGCCGGCTGCCCTTCGAGGCGGACTCGCCGCTCGCCATCGCGTACGCGCACGTCCAGGAGGAGCCGGTCGCCCCGTCCTCCGTCAACCGCTCGCTGCCCCCGGCCGTCGACGCCCTCGTCGCCCGCGCGCTCAAGAAGAACCCGAACGAGCGCTTCCCGACCGCCGAGGCGATGCGCGACGAGTGCCTGCGCGTCGCGCAGTCCTTCCAGACGGCGGCCCCCAGCATCGTCCCGGGCGCCCGGACCGCCAGCGGCGCGGGCGTCGGCTCCGCCGTCTTCCCGCCGGTCGACTCGACGAACCCGCAGGCCCACGGCAGCGTCCAGACGCCGTACCACCCGGGCCCCTACGGCACCGCGACCCCGGCGCCCACCCCGCAGCCGGGGTACGGCTACCCGCAGCAGGGGTACCCGACCCCCGCGCCCACCAACGCCTACGCCCCGGCCCCGCAGGCGGCCCAGACCCCGCCCCCGTACACCCTGTCCCCCCAGGCGGCCACGGCGGCGTCGCCGAGCGGCGGCTCCGGCGGCGGCAAGCGGACCATGCCGGTCGTCATCGGCTCGATCGTCGTCGCCCTGCTCGCCATCGGCGGCGTGATCACCGCGATCTCCCTGAACGGCGACGGCGACGACGGCGGCGGCTCCAAGGAGTCGAAGAAGCCGGTCGCCGGGCACCTCGGCCCGGACCGCTCGAAGACGGTCGAGAAGACGGAGTGCACCGAGCCGGACACGGCGTACAACGACCCGGACAAGGTGAAGATGCCGAACTTCGGCTTCAAGGACTGGAGGTCGGTTCTTTCCTGCCTGCAGGCGGCAGGGTGGCAGTACGAGAAGAACTACGTCGACGAGAACACCTTCGGCGAGGACACCGTCATGCGGACCATCCCCAAGGCCGGTGACGACATCGATCCGAAGGACGTCGAGATCCAGTTCGACATCTCGACCGGCAACCCAGCCTGA
- a CDS encoding protein kinase domain-containing protein, producing MAQTQRAQGPSDPEATGGGMSDVPEMWGNGGLVGDGRYRLTHRLGRGGMAEVFAAEDVRLGRTVAVKLLRADLAEDPVSKARFTREAQSVAGLNHHAVVGVYDSGEDFVGGASVPYIVMELVEGRTIRDLLINAEAPGPEQALIIVSGVLEALAYSHQHGIVHRDIKPANVSITNTGAVKVMDFGIARALHGASTTMTQTGMVMGTPQYLSPEQALGKAVDHRSDLYATGCLLYELLALRPPFTGETPLSVVYQHVQDTPVPPSEVSDAAPPELDGLVMRSLAKDPDDRFQTAEEMRGLIQYGLQMLAEQGSHTGTWNTGPVEAVHGHEGAHTPAMGMAGTTAMPHPGDSGTQQIPSPMLRPPGGDDGGFDGGHRDGGGRGRAGKVWILAVLAVIAIAVGVAFALSGGDGDGKKDGGPSKTPSTKQSQEKKPSKSADDDETPDSATQPGGDGTGGQSGYPQQPTRPTQQPTQQPTKPTEPTNPPTEPTDPPTDPTDPPTDPSDPPTEPSDPVSPPDDGGNGGDTEGGEGSDSE from the coding sequence ATGGCACAGACGCAGCGCGCTCAGGGCCCGTCCGACCCCGAGGCGACTGGCGGCGGTATGTCAGACGTGCCCGAGATGTGGGGGAACGGTGGCCTTGTCGGAGACGGTAGGTACCGCCTGACCCACCGGCTCGGCCGGGGCGGCATGGCCGAGGTGTTCGCCGCCGAGGACGTCCGGCTCGGGCGCACGGTCGCGGTCAAGCTGCTGCGCGCCGACCTCGCAGAGGACCCGGTGTCCAAGGCCCGCTTCACGCGCGAGGCGCAGTCGGTCGCCGGTCTGAACCACCACGCGGTCGTCGGGGTCTACGACTCCGGCGAGGACTTCGTCGGCGGTGCCTCCGTCCCCTACATCGTGATGGAGCTGGTCGAGGGCCGCACCATCCGCGATCTGCTGATCAACGCGGAGGCCCCCGGGCCCGAGCAGGCGCTGATCATCGTGTCGGGCGTCCTGGAGGCGCTCGCCTACTCGCACCAGCACGGCATCGTGCACCGCGACATCAAGCCCGCGAACGTCTCCATCACCAACACCGGCGCGGTGAAGGTGATGGACTTCGGCATCGCGCGCGCCCTGCACGGCGCGTCCACGACGATGACGCAGACCGGCATGGTCATGGGCACGCCCCAGTACCTGTCGCCCGAGCAGGCGCTCGGCAAGGCCGTCGACCACCGGTCCGACCTGTACGCGACGGGCTGTCTGCTGTACGAACTGCTCGCGCTGCGGCCGCCGTTCACCGGTGAGACGCCGCTGTCCGTGGTCTACCAGCACGTCCAGGACACGCCCGTGCCGCCGTCCGAGGTGTCCGACGCGGCGCCGCCGGAGCTCGACGGGCTCGTCATGCGCTCGCTCGCCAAGGACCCCGACGACCGCTTCCAGACCGCGGAAGAGATGCGCGGCCTGATCCAGTACGGGCTCCAGATGCTCGCCGAGCAGGGCAGCCACACGGGGACCTGGAACACCGGGCCCGTGGAGGCCGTCCACGGGCACGAGGGCGCGCACACTCCGGCCATGGGCATGGCGGGCACCACCGCGATGCCGCACCCCGGCGACAGCGGCACCCAGCAGATCCCGAGCCCGATGCTGCGGCCGCCGGGCGGCGACGACGGCGGCTTTGACGGCGGCCACCGGGACGGCGGCGGCCGTGGCCGTGCGGGCAAGGTGTGGATCCTGGCCGTGCTCGCGGTGATCGCGATCGCGGTGGGCGTCGCGTTCGCGCTGTCCGGTGGCGACGGCGACGGCAAGAAGGACGGCGGTCCCTCCAAGACGCCCTCGACGAAGCAGTCGCAGGAGAAGAAGCCGAGCAAGAGCGCGGACGACGACGAGACGCCGGACAGCGCTACGCAGCCCGGTGGCGACGGCACCGGCGGGCAGAGCGGCTATCCGCAGCAGCCGACCCGGCCCACGCAGCAGCCGACCCAGCAGCCGACGAAGCCGACGGAGCCGACGAATCCGCCGACCGAGCCGACGGATCCGCCCACGGACCCCACGGACCCGCCGACCGATCCCTCGGATCCGCCGACCGAGCCGTCCGACCCGGTCTCGCCGCCGGACGACGGCGGGAACGGCGGCGACACGGAGGGTGGCGAGGGCTCCGACTCGGAGTGA
- a CDS encoding pyridoxamine 5'-phosphate oxidase family protein has translation MPSDSDQQLAFALLRRTAYGRVATSMRALPFLAAARHIVSDGHVLLRMHRGFGYHDACVGSVVAYGADNLGTAGTAEGQWTVQLVGLCEAVRPSTAELARFGPPPGYVDGEPYDAVYLRIEPQKAVVHTLSPAVDSAVAGAFPAVG, from the coding sequence ATGCCCTCCGACTCCGACCAGCAGCTCGCCTTCGCCCTGCTCCGGCGCACCGCGTACGGCCGGGTCGCGACCAGCATGCGTGCCCTGCCCTTCCTCGCGGCGGCCCGCCACATCGTGAGCGACGGGCACGTCCTGCTGCGCATGCACCGGGGCTTCGGGTACCACGACGCGTGCGTCGGGAGCGTCGTCGCGTACGGAGCGGACAACCTGGGCACGGCGGGCACCGCCGAGGGCCAGTGGACGGTCCAGCTCGTCGGCCTCTGCGAGGCCGTGCGCCCCAGCACCGCGGAACTGGCCCGCTTCGGGCCGCCCCCCGGCTATGTGGACGGCGAGCCGTACGACGCGGTGTACCTCCGCATCGAGCCCCAGAAGGCCGTGGTCCACACGCTCAGCCCCGCGGTGGACAGCGCCGTCGCCGGCGCCTTCCCCGCGGTGGGCTGA
- a CDS encoding response regulator → MREQGKITVFLLDDHEVVRRGVHELLSVESDIEVVGEAGTAADALVRIPATRPDVAVLDVRLPDGSGVEVCREIRSQDDSIKCLMLTSFADDEALFDAIMAGASGYVLKAIRGNELLTAVRDVAAGKSLLDPVATARVLERLRDGNGAKGDDRLANLTEQERKILDLIGEGLTNRAIGERLHLAEKTIKNYVSSLLSKLGMERRSQAAAYVARMQAERLR, encoded by the coding sequence GTGCGCGAACAAGGAAAAATCACGGTATTCCTGCTCGATGATCACGAGGTCGTGCGACGCGGAGTCCATGAGCTGCTCTCGGTGGAGTCCGACATCGAGGTGGTCGGAGAGGCGGGCACGGCCGCCGACGCCTTGGTGCGCATTCCCGCCACGCGCCCGGATGTCGCGGTGCTCGACGTCCGCCTTCCCGACGGCAGCGGCGTCGAGGTCTGCCGTGAGATCCGCTCGCAGGACGACTCCATCAAATGCCTGATGCTCACCTCGTTCGCGGACGACGAAGCCCTCTTCGACGCCATCATGGCCGGTGCCTCCGGCTATGTCCTGAAGGCCATTCGCGGAAATGAACTCCTGACCGCCGTGCGGGACGTGGCCGCGGGAAAGTCCCTGCTCGACCCGGTCGCCACGGCCCGCGTCCTGGAGCGCCTGCGCGACGGCAACGGCGCCAAGGGCGACGACCGCCTGGCCAACCTCACCGAGCAGGAGCGCAAGATCCTCGACCTGATCGGCGAGGGCCTCACCAACCGCGCCATCGGCGAGCGCCTTCACCTCGCCGAGAAGACGATCAAGAACTACGTCTCCAGCCTGCTGTCCAAGCTCGGCATGGAGCGCCGCTCGCAGGCGGCGGCGTACGTGGCGCGGATGCAGGCGGAGCGCCTTCGCTGA